A stretch of Geomonas oryzisoli DNA encodes these proteins:
- the rplK gene encoding 50S ribosomal protein L11, with protein MAKKITGYIKLQVPAGKANPSPPIGPALGQHGVNIMEFCKAFNAKTQADEGTITPVVITVYADRSFTFITKTPPAPVLIKKALGLQSGSATPNKTKVGKLTKEQVREIATKKMPDLNAASLEAAMKTIEGTARSMGVEIA; from the coding sequence ATGGCGAAAAAGATCACCGGTTACATAAAGCTGCAGGTACCCGCAGGGAAGGCAAACCCGTCTCCCCCGATCGGTCCCGCACTCGGTCAGCACGGCGTCAACATCATGGAATTCTGCAAGGCCTTCAATGCGAAGACCCAGGCAGACGAAGGGACCATCACTCCGGTCGTCATCACTGTCTACGCCGACAGGTCCTTCACCTTCATCACCAAGACTCCGCCGGCTCCGGTTCTCATCAAGAAAGCTCTCGGCCTCCAGAGCGGTTCCGCTACCCCCAACAAGACCAAGGTGGGCAAGCTGACCAAGGAGCAGGTACGCGAGATCGCTACCAAGAAGATGCCCGACCTCAATGCCGCGAGCCTTGAGGCTGCCATGAAGACCATCGAAGGTACCGCGCGCAGCATGGGCGTTGAAATAGCTTAA
- the nusG gene encoding transcription termination/antitermination protein NusG, producing the protein MAHKWYGVHTYSGFENKVRLSLAERIKNLEMEEFFGEILIPCETVVELKKGEKKTSSRKFFPGYILVNMELNDDTWHVVKETAKVTGFVGGNNPFPIPDDEVNKITKRMEEGAEKPRPKVLFEVGETVRVIDGPFLNFSGVVEDVKPDKGKLKVMVSIFGRATPVELEFMQVEKQ; encoded by the coding sequence ATGGCACACAAATGGTACGGCGTACATACCTACTCCGGCTTCGAGAACAAGGTGCGACTCTCTCTGGCAGAGCGCATCAAGAACCTCGAGATGGAGGAGTTCTTCGGCGAGATCCTGATCCCGTGCGAAACCGTCGTCGAACTTAAGAAGGGGGAGAAGAAGACTTCTTCCAGGAAGTTCTTCCCCGGATACATCCTGGTGAACATGGAACTGAACGACGACACCTGGCACGTGGTCAAAGAGACCGCGAAGGTTACCGGGTTCGTCGGTGGCAATAATCCCTTCCCGATCCCGGACGACGAAGTCAACAAGATCACCAAGAGGATGGAAGAGGGTGCTGAAAAGCCCCGTCCCAAGGTCCTCTTCGAAGTTGGCGAGACGGTCAGGGTCATCGACGGTCCCTTCCTCAACTTCTCGGGTGTGGTCGAGGACGTCAAGCCGGACAAGGGGAAACTCAAGGTCATGGTAAGCATCTTCGGGCGCGCGACCCCGGTCGAGCTCGAGTTCATGCAGGTAGAAAAGCAGTAG
- the secE gene encoding preprotein translocase subunit SecE — MLAKAKTFFEDVQAELAKVTWPTRKETFSTAQVVVVIIVIISLYLGVCDVVLTKLIKSIIR; from the coding sequence GTGCTCGCGAAAGCCAAGACTTTTTTTGAGGATGTACAGGCGGAGCTCGCCAAGGTGACTTGGCCGACCCGTAAAGAGACCTTCTCTACTGCTCAGGTAGTTGTCGTCATCATCGTGATCATCTCACTTTACCTTGGCGTCTGCGACGTGGTCCTTACTAAGCTCATCAAGTCGATTATCCGCTAG
- the rpmG gene encoding 50S ribosomal protein L33, translated as MPRDIITLGCTECKQRNYTTTKNKKNTPQKLEFNKYCRFCQKHTPHKETK; from the coding sequence ATGCCTAGAGACATCATCACCCTTGGCTGCACCGAGTGCAAACAGCGTAACTATACCACCACGAAGAACAAGAAGAATACGCCCCAGAAGCTGGAGTTCAACAAGTACTGCCGCTTCTGCCAGAAGCACACGCCGCACAAGGAAACCAAATAA
- the tuf gene encoding elongation factor Tu, producing MAKAKFERTKPHVNIGTIGHVDHGKTTLTAAITKVLAGKGQAEFKAFDQIDNAPEERERGITIATAHVEYETDKRHYAHVDCPGHADYVKNMITGAAQMDGAILVVSAADGPMPQTREHILLARQVGVPYIVVFLNKADMVDDEELLELVELEVRELLSSYDFPGDDIPIIKGSALKGLEGDAGELGEQAIMKLMEAVDTYIPEPQRAIDRPFLMPVEDVFSISGRGTVATGRVERGIIKVGEEVEVVGIKATTKTTVTGVEMFRKLLDEGRAGDNIGALLRGVKREEIERGQVLAKPGSITPHTKFKAEAYILSKEEGGRHTPFFNGYRPQFYFRTTDVTGVVDLEAGVEMVMPGDNVSVTVNLITPIAMDEGLRFAIREGGRTVGAGVVASIIE from the coding sequence ATGGCTAAAGCTAAATTCGAAAGAACTAAACCGCATGTGAACATAGGGACCATCGGTCACGTCGACCACGGCAAGACCACCCTGACCGCAGCTATCACCAAGGTGCTCGCCGGCAAAGGCCAGGCCGAGTTCAAGGCGTTCGACCAGATCGACAACGCCCCGGAAGAGCGTGAGCGTGGTATCACCATCGCTACCGCCCACGTCGAGTACGAGACCGACAAGCGTCACTACGCTCACGTCGACTGCCCGGGCCACGCCGACTACGTAAAGAACATGATCACCGGTGCAGCGCAGATGGACGGCGCGATCCTGGTTGTATCCGCAGCTGACGGCCCGATGCCGCAGACCCGTGAGCACATCCTGCTCGCGCGTCAGGTCGGCGTCCCCTACATCGTCGTGTTCCTGAACAAGGCCGACATGGTGGACGACGAGGAGCTCCTCGAGCTGGTCGAGCTGGAAGTGCGCGAACTGCTCTCCTCCTACGACTTCCCCGGCGACGATATCCCGATCATCAAGGGTTCCGCTCTGAAAGGCCTCGAGGGCGATGCAGGCGAGCTGGGCGAGCAGGCCATCATGAAGCTGATGGAAGCCGTCGACACCTACATCCCGGAGCCGCAGCGCGCCATCGACCGTCCGTTCCTGATGCCGGTCGAGGACGTGTTCTCCATCTCCGGTCGTGGTACCGTCGCTACCGGTCGTGTCGAGCGCGGCATCATCAAGGTCGGCGAGGAGGTCGAGGTTGTCGGCATCAAGGCCACCACCAAGACCACCGTTACCGGCGTCGAGATGTTCCGTAAGCTCCTCGACGAGGGGCGTGCCGGCGACAACATCGGCGCACTGCTCCGCGGCGTGAAGCGTGAGGAGATCGAGCGTGGCCAGGTTCTCGCCAAGCCGGGCTCCATCACCCCGCACACCAAGTTCAAAGCCGAAGCCTACATCCTGTCCAAGGAAGAGGGCGGCCGTCACACCCCGTTCTTCAACGGCTACCGTCCGCAGTTCTACTTCAGGACCACCGACGTTACCGGCGTGGTTGACCTCGAAGCCGGTGTCGAGATGGTTATGCCGGGCGACAACGTCTCGGTAACCGTCAACCTGATCACCCCGATCGCAATGGACGAAGGTCTGCGTTTCGCTATCCGCGAAGGCGGCCGTACCGTCGGTGCAGGCGTCGTCGCCTCCATCATCGAGTAG
- a CDS encoding DUF2917 domain-containing protein, giving the protein MECSLGKGELLNLAGGAYGITLRCLTGTIWLTKGDGRDYLIRQGSSFELTKGEAALAEALEAAELQMKAAGVMQETRSALAAQPAGPFLPRLL; this is encoded by the coding sequence ATGGAATGTTCACTTGGAAAAGGAGAACTGTTGAACCTGGCCGGAGGAGCTTACGGTATCACCTTGCGCTGCCTGACCGGGACCATCTGGCTTACCAAGGGCGACGGCAGGGACTACCTCATACGCCAGGGAAGCAGCTTTGAACTCACCAAAGGGGAAGCGGCCCTGGCGGAAGCCCTCGAGGCGGCGGAACTGCAGATGAAAGCAGCTGGCGTGATGCAGGAAACCAGGTCCGCGCTGGCCGCTCAGCCGGCGGGACCTTTCCTGCCGCGACTTCTCTAG
- a CDS encoding YciI-like protein — protein MHYLLLYEVAPDYLERRGEYRGEHLAMAWESAQRGELILGGALTDPADGAVLLFKADSPDVPAAFAKADPYVLNGLVAKWTVRGWHTVVGEQACAPVHP, from the coding sequence ATGCATTATCTGTTGCTGTATGAGGTTGCTCCGGATTACCTGGAGCGCAGGGGCGAGTATCGCGGGGAGCACCTGGCCATGGCCTGGGAGTCGGCGCAGCGTGGAGAGTTGATTCTCGGCGGTGCGCTCACCGATCCGGCCGACGGCGCCGTCCTTCTCTTTAAGGCTGATTCCCCGGACGTACCGGCGGCCTTCGCCAAGGCAGACCCGTACGTCCTGAACGGGCTGGTGGCCAAGTGGACGGTGCGCGGCTGGCATACCGTGGTCGGCGAGCAGGCCTGCGCACCGGTCCATCCGTAG